The DNA sequence AGGGCAGCTGAACCCGTGGAGACAACCGACGTCGCATCGGGGGATGATCGTCATGGCGAAGATTCACGGACCGCTTGAGGACAACGAGCGCAAGACCACCGGCGAAGCGCTGCAGGCCTCGGTCGTGGACCTCATCGATCTCTCGCTCGTGGCCAAGCAGTGCCACTGGAACGTGACCGGACGCTCGTTCCGCTCGGTCCACCTCCAGTTGGACGAACTCGTCGACATCGCGCGCAAGCACACCGACGAATTGGCCGAGCGGGCCGTCGCGATCGGCGTCAACCCCGACGGCCGCTCGGTGAAGGTCGCCGGCGACACCCGGCTTTCGCAGCCCGATCCCGGCTACCTGCAGGACGACAAGGTGATCGCGGTGGCCACCGACGTACTCAGCGGAGTGGTATCGCGCTTCCGCGAGCGCATCCGCGCCACCGACGACACCGACCTCGTCAGCCAGGACCTGCTCATCGCCGCGGCCGAGGAGCTGGAGCAGCAGCACTGGATGTTCGAGGCCATGCGCTGATCAGCGCACGGATCACACTGCACTGCGGCGTCGGCGGTGCGCACCGCCGACGCCGTCGTCTTTCCGAAGCCCCGAGCCCCGAAGAACCCCCGCCGACCGAGACGGAATCGCCTCAGCTGGCCCAGGCGTCGGGGTCCTCCGAGAGAGTGCGCACCGTCGGCGGCAACTTGCCCGAGGAGACGTCCTCCAACGTCACGCTCTCCAGAATGGAGCGCTCGCTGGCGCGCAGCGCGATCCACACCTGCTGCAGGCTGCGGGCCGCCCCCTCGTAGCCGACGTGCTCGGGTCGTTCCCCGCGGACATTGGCCAGCGGGCCGTCCACCGCCCGGATCACGTCGGCCAGCGAGATGTCGGCGGGGGAGCGGGCCAACCAGTAGCCGCCCACGGGCCCGCGCTGGCTGCGCACGAGGCCGGCGCGGCGCAGCTGGGTGAGGATGTTCTCCAGGAACTTGCCGGGTATGGCCTGGGCGCGCGCCAGCTGTTCAGCCGTCACCGGGCCGCCACTGGCGGCGGCGAGCTCGGCCGCGGCACGCAACGCGTAATCGACCCGGGCAGAAAGGCGCATGCTGCGATTATGCCGCGAAAGCCGGGGCCCGCGCGCCAGCGGGGCACACGTGTGGTGAGCGGGCGGTCGTGACCAGCATCTGTCGTTCTCCTCGGCGCGGGATCGCAGCGGCGGCGCACGCGCCGGGTACGGTCCGCCACCTTCACCCTACCGACGCCTCGGCGCGCGCGCCCAGCACCTCGGCGGCGCTCTGCCCGTTGACCCGGGCCGCGCCGAAAGTGCTGATGTGCACCCGGCACTGCGGCCGCCACGCCGGCAGCCCCATCTCCACCACCACCAGCTCCGGCCGCGCCCGGCACAGTTCGGACACCAGCGTGCGGGTCGCCGGGTAGCGGTGCGCGTCGCGCACCACCACGACCAGGTCGCGGTCCCGGGCCGCGGCCAGCACGTCGTCGGAGCGTGCGGAGTCGGCGTCGACCCGCTCGGTGCCCGGGAACCACGGCGACAGCCCCCAGGGCACCTCGCCCACCGCGATGCCGGGCGGCGCGTCGATCTCCACCACCACCGGGTCGCGGAGCGTGCCCAACTCGCCGTCCACGCGCACCGCCCGCCGCGCCGAGTCCAGCCCGATCCGCTCGACCACCTCGGCAGTGGGCCGGTCCGCCGTCCAGGCGCGCAACCGCGACGTGCGCCACGCCGCCTCCTCCAGCCGCTCGGCGCTCAACCGCCCCTCGGCCACGGCGCCGGTGATGGCGGCGCGAATCCGCTCAACCTGGTCGGCGTAGACGAACCGGCCCAGGCACAGCAGGTCGCACCCGGCGATGAGGGCCTGCACCGCGGCCTCGGGGATGCCGATGCGGGCGCTGACACCGTCCATCTCGATCGCGTCGGTGACGATGGTGCCGTCGAAACCCAGCTCGCTGCGCAGCAGGCCCGTCACCACACTCGGCGCCAGCGTCGCCGGCCCGGTCAGGCCCAGCTCCGGCAGCCGGATGTGTGCGGTCAGGATGCTTTGGACACCCGCTTCGATGGCGGCCTGGAACGGTTTCAACTCCCGCTCGAACAGCAGCTCGCGGTCGGCGCCGATCTCGGGCAGCTCCAGATGGGAGTCCTGGTGGGTGGCCCCGTGGCCGGGGAAGTGCTTGGCGCACGCCGCCACGCCGCCCTCCTGCAGCCCCGTAACCGCGGCCGCGGTGTGGCGGGAGACCAGAGCGGCGTCGGCACCGAAGGAGCGGGTGCCGATCCCCGGATTCTCCGCCACGGTGTTCACATCGGCCGAGGGCGCCAGGTC is a window from the Streptomonospora litoralis genome containing:
- a CDS encoding RrF2 family transcriptional regulator, translating into MRLSARVDYALRAAAELAAASGGPVTAEQLARAQAIPGKFLENILTQLRRAGLVRSQRGPVGGYWLARSPADISLADVIRAVDGPLANVRGERPEHVGYEGAARSLQQVWIALRASERSILESVTLEDVSSGKLPPTVRTLSEDPDAWAS
- a CDS encoding glycoside hydrolase family 3 protein, with the protein product MPADPGLDRLANATLLVPFESYDAPRWVLDGLADGMAGVCLFHNNIADPEQVARLNRRLSEAAESPLVSLDEEGGDVTRIGQRQGSGYPGNAALGQVDDTDLTRAVHRSLGAELRELGFTLDLAPSADVNTVAENPGIGTRSFGADAALVSRHTAAAVTGLQEGGVAACAKHFPGHGATHQDSHLELPEIGADRELLFERELKPFQAAIEAGVQSILTAHIRLPELGLTGPATLAPSVVTGLLRSELGFDGTIVTDAIEMDGVSARIGIPEAAVQALIAGCDLLCLGRFVYADQVERIRAAITGAVAEGRLSAERLEEAAWRTSRLRAWTADRPTAEVVERIGLDSARRAVRVDGELGTLRDPVVVEIDAPPGIAVGEVPWGLSPWFPGTERVDADSARSDDVLAAARDRDLVVVVRDAHRYPATRTLVSELCRARPELVVVEMGLPAWRPQCRVHISTFGAARVNGQSAAEVLGARAEASVG
- a CDS encoding Dps family protein, whose protein sequence is MAKIHGPLEDNERKTTGEALQASVVDLIDLSLVAKQCHWNVTGRSFRSVHLQLDELVDIARKHTDELAERAVAIGVNPDGRSVKVAGDTRLSQPDPGYLQDDKVIAVATDVLSGVVSRFRERIRATDDTDLVSQDLLIAAAEELEQQHWMFEAMR